In Puntigrus tetrazona isolate hp1 chromosome 7, ASM1883169v1, whole genome shotgun sequence, the following are encoded in one genomic region:
- the LOC122349428 gene encoding E3 ubiquitin-protein ligase TRIM39-like, whose translation MSSSSDLLAEELQCSVCLDVFTDPVSTPCGHNFCKSCLNRCWENSQECKCPFCKETFSKRPDLKINTALRQVVQLFQEKINLSESDVLCDVCEDRKLKALKSCLLCQTSYCETHLEPHQRVPNLKKHKLMDPVKNIKDYICQKHERPLELFCRDDQTRICVFCTDGDHKTHNTFPIEKEAKKKKTQLMKTQKDVQQMIQDRIRKIQDIKLSADLRKKNTEQEKAASVELFSDLMRSIERCQTELLEMLEEKQKAAEKQEEKLIQELQQEITELKMRNTELDHLLHTEDHLQLLQIDPSLCGPPHTRNCPEISMSPDVSVETLRRALTQLQETLDQKLSQSVLRRMQQYAVDVTLDPDTAHPYLILSNNGKQVRHGDIKQMLPDHPERFDKCACVLGKEGFSSGRFYFEVQVKGKVGWSLGVVRKSIHRKGKITVSPQDGFWTVALWNENEYRAHLGPSVSLSLRVKPQKVGVFVDYEEGLVSFCDVESRSHIYSFTGQSFIENLYPFFSSFPNDKGKSSAPMIIVPVHLK comes from the exons ATGTCTTCCTCCAGTGATCTTCTAGCTGAGGAGCTTCAGTGTTCAGTGTGTCTGGATGTGTTCACTGATCCAGTCAGTACTCCATGTGGACACAACTTCTGTAAGAGCTGCCTGAACCGGTGCTGGGAAAACAGTCAGGAGTGCAAATGTCCATTCTGTAAAGAAACATTCAGTAAAAGACCCGACCTCAAGATCAACACAGCGCTTAGACAGGTTGTGCAACTCTTTCAGGAAAAAATCAATTTGAGTGAATCTGATGTTCTCTGTGATGTCTGTGAAGACAGAAAGCTGAAAGCCCTGAAGTCCTGTCTGCTGTGTCAGACCTCTTACTGTGAAACTCACCTGGAGCCTCATCAGAGAGTCCCAAACTTAAAGAAACACAAACTGATGGACCCTGTGAAGAACATAAAGGACTATATTTGCCAAAAACATGAAAGACCTCTGGAGCTGTTCTGTAGAGATGATCAGACACGTATATGTGTATTCTGCACTGATGGAGACCACAAGACTCACAACACTTTTCCCATAGAGAAGGAGGCTAAAAAGAAGAAG ACTCAGCTGATGAAGACACAGAAAGACGTGCAGCAGATGATCCAGGACAGAATCAGGAAGATTCAAGACATCAAACTCTCAGCAGATCTCAGAAAA aaaaacacagagcaaGAGAAAGCAGCCAGTGTTGAGCTCTTCAGCGATCTGATGCGCTCCATTGAGAGATGTCAGACTGAGCTGCTGGAGATGTTGGAGGAGAAGCAGAAAGCAGCAGAGAAACAGGAGGAGAAGCTGATTCAAGAGCTGCAGCAGGAAATCACTGAGCTCAAGATGAGAAACACTGAGCTGGATCATCTCTTACACACCGAGGATCACCTCCAGCTCCTACAG ATTGATCCATCCCTGTGCGGTCCTCCACACACCAGGAACTGTCCTGAGATCAGTATGAGCCCTGATGTGAGTGTGGAGACTCTGAGGAGAGCCCTGACTCAGCTGCAGGAGACTCTAGACCAGAAACTCAGTCAGTCTG TGTTGAGGAGGATGCAGCAGTATGCAG tggaTGTGACTCTGGATCCTGATACAGCTCATCCATATCTCATCCTGTCTAATAACGGGAAACAAGTCAGACATGGAGACATTAAGCAAATGCTCCCAGATCACCCAGAGAGGTTTGATAAGTGTGCCTGTGTCCTGGGGAAAGAGGGATTCTCCTCAGGGAGATTTTATTTTGAGGTACAAGTGAAGGGAAAGGTTGGATGGTCTTTAGGAGTGGTCAGAAAATCTATTCACAGAAAGGGAAAGATCACAGTGAGTCCTCAGGATGGATTCTGGACTGTAGCTCTGTGGAATGAGAACGAATATAGAGCTCATCTTGgtccatctgtctctctgtctctgagaGTGAAACCACAGAAGGTGGGGGTGTTTGTGGATTACGAGGAGGGTCTGGTCTCCTTCTGTGACGTGGAGTCCAGATCTCATATCTACTCCTTCACTGGTCAGTCTTTCATTGAGAATCTCTATCCATTCTTTAGCTCATTTCCTAACGATAAAGGAAAAAGTTCAGCTCCAATGATAATCGTacctgttcatttaaaatga